The sequence TATTTGAAATCTCACTCTACGATGCATTCTAAGGACCGATCACCCCAGTTTGCATATGGTGGGTCTATTCAGCATAAAAGTGACTCAATGGTGGCTTTCGTTGATGGTGAGGAGCCATCTTTACAATTTAAATGGTGGTATGTGGTGCGAATCATACAGTGGCATTACGCTGAAGGGTTGCTTCTCCCTTCCTTAATCATTGATTGGGTTTTGAATCAATTGCAGGTAACTGCTTTTACATTTATTTAATCATGTTATTTGGGTTGGGATTCAGGTCAAAACAAGTACTTTCTTGATACTGGTTAAAATGAGTTGAGTTGGGTCGGCCCGAAACACTTTCGTGCAGATCCttaatttttttataagttagTTTGCCAGATTCAGAATTTATAAACTACATTATTTTAATACTGTAGTATAATGATATCTTAATTTAATTTAAAGATTTAGAAGGTTTATGCTCTTAAAATACACTTTTGGCGACCTTCGACTCATTTAAATTGTTTTCTCTTTCTtcaatatctatattatatatttgACCCATTTTAGATGTAAAAGAGATTGACTTGATACATTACATTCTTAAGTTAGTTTGCTTAAATTACACCTCTACATCTTTATGCAAGTAAAATACCGTATGTGGGACTTGCAGGATAAAGAGTCACTTGGGATATTGCAATTGCTGTTACCTATCATATACGgtgtgatagaaactattgtcttatCTCAAAATTATGTTCGGAACCTTGTGGGCGTAGCTGTTCGTTTTATCCAAGAACCATCTCCTGGTGGTTCAGATCTTGTGGATAACTCTAGGCGGGCATACACCATATCAGCCCTAGTCGAAATTCTTCGATATCTAATACTTGCTGTTCCCGATACTTTTGTTGCTTTAAATTGCTTTCCACTCCCCTCTTGTGTGGTCTCAAATTCAACAAATGATGGAAGTTTAATAACACGGGTAAGTGGCGAAGGTGGGAAGAAACGGCTCGAGCTTCACGGGGCTTCCTTGTCCGTTAAATCGGTGGTCTCATCAGTCCAGAAGTGCTCAATGAATCTTGCAAGAGCTGCAAGACCCGGCCAACCGGGTCATAATGTTGCAAAAGCTGTTAATGAATtagataaggttttaatacatggAGATATTACCGTTGCTTACAAGTGCATGTTTGAAGATTTTAGTGATGAAACAGGTGATAAAAGGTGGATATCAGAGGTAAGCTCTAATCTAAGATCATCTCTAAAATGGATCGGTAACGTTAGCTCGTCATTGGTGTCTTCTGTATTGTTTATTTGTGAGTGGGCGACATGCGACTTCAGGGATTTTCGAACTAACCCCCCTAGTAATATTAAGTTCAGTGGTAAAAGGGATTTTACTCAGATATATGTTGCTACTCGGCTTTTAGAGATGAAGATGAGAAGCAAGCATAGGTCAAGCAAGTCAAAAGTTGGCCCTAAAAAAGTCAAGGATCTGTCACATTTCTTTCAAAGCCCGGGACCATTGCATGATATTGTTGTGTGCTGGCTTGATCAGCACCAAGCCCAGAATGCAGAAGGTTTCAAACGCGTTCAGTTACTTATAAATGAACTCATTCGATCTGGAATTTTTTATCCTCAAGCATATGTGAGGGAGCTTATTGTTAGTGGAGTCATGGGTCAGGATGATGCGATGGTTGACTTTGACCGAAGAAGAAGACATTATAAACTGCTGAAAAATCTTCCATGTTCGTATATTCAAGGTGTAATCGAAGAAGCTCAAATTGCTGAAACATCTCTTGTATCCGAAGCTATGCATATCTACTCAAATGAACGACGTCTCTTACTTCATGAACTTTCCTGCCATTCGAAAAATATCAACTCTATGTCGAAGCGAAAGAACCATCAAATGTTTGGATTATCAAATAGAAACATCAACAGAACTTCGAAAATCGACGAACTGATGAATTCTATATCGATCCTTCTCCATTTCCCAAATTCCGATTCTACCCCCACTTTGAATGGTGTTGATGAGTCTGCTTCTGTTAAAAGGCCAGCCAGGCCAATCGTTATTAGTGAAGGAACACCTGGATGTGAAGAATGCAGACGAGCAAAAAGACAAAAAGTCGAAGAAAAAAGCTCGTATATATCCGATGACGAGGACATTTGGTGGATTAAAAAGGGTAGTCTCAAGTCATTAGAGTCTTTTAGACCCGAACCACCGGTCAGACAAGTCAAACAAGCCACGAGAGGCAGACAAAAAGTGGTACGTAAGACTTCAAGTCTTGCTCAATTGGCAGCTGCCAGAGTTGAAAGTAGCCAGGGTGCATCCACAAGTCATGTATGTGATAGTAAAATAAACTGTCCTCACCACAGTAACGATAACGACGTTACAAAATTAACGGATTCCGTTAAAACTGTCCTTTCTGGAGACGTTGCTTCAATTGGAAAAGCTCTGAAACGGGTGCCATTTGATGATAAACGGGCTGTTGTGGTGTGGTTGATGGGTATTGTGAGGAAACTTGTTGATGAGGCTGGAAACGTAACTGAGACTGCGGCAAAAGTTGGTTCGTATGGTAGGGTCCCACCTGTTGATGATAAAGGAGTCTCAAAATGGAAACTTGGTGAAGATGAACTGTCCAACATTTTGTATTTGATGGATGTTTGTGACGATCTTGTTTCTGCAGCGCGATTCTTAATTTGGTTGTTGCCTAAAGTTCCAGTCAACCCAAGTCCTTCGGTCCACGGTGGGAGGAACGTTATGATTGTACAGCGGAATGCTGAAAATCAGTTGTTTGGTGTTGGAGAGCCGTTTATTTTATCATCTCTCAGAAGGTTCTCTTTTATTTTTCTCTATTTATAGTTATCTGTAATGTAAAGGTGGCAATATGGGTATAAGTGTATAATTAGTGAAAATGGGCTTTGCTTGGGTTGGGCTGACCTTTAAGGACTTCTTTGTTCGCTTTTTTGATTTTCTTCCTAAATATCGATAAGCTATAAATTTGGTATTTAAGCTTACAAAGACATTGTTATTACGATAATTATCTTAATTATTTAATAAAGCCATCAGGGAGGTTGTAGGCGTAGTAAATAGCCTTGGGGGGACTTTCAACTTGTTTGACTTGTTCCTCCATCGGCTGAACTTTTATGTGGCGCGCTGAAAAAAAAAACAGCCCAAGTCAGAACATTTTTAAGTAAATGGATCAAATTGTGCCAAGTTAATTTTATCAGTATCTATTTGTGTTTAGTTTTTTCAGGTAGTGTAAGTGTTTATTTGTAAGATTCTTATGTTAGATCTTTTTGTTCAGGTATGAAAACATACTTGCTGCAGCTGATCTTATTCCTGAAACATTAACTGCCATGATGCATCGTACTTCGGTGGTTATGGCTTCTAGTGGACGGGTTTCTGGTTCAATAGCCTTAGTCTTTTCCCGACAGATGTTACAAAAATACGGTCAAGTAGCTAGTGTTGTTGAATGGGTAAAGAACTTCAAAACAACAGCTGATAAAAGACTTGTGATGGAACTTGAATCTGGAAGATCATCAGATGGAGAATTCGGTTTCCCACTCGGCGTTCCTGCAGGCGTTCAAGATTTCGATGACTTTTTACTTAAGAAAATAAGCAATGTTCGCATTTCGAGGGTTGGTTTGAGTATGCGGGATACCGTTCAGAGACTCGTCGATGAGGCTATTTCCGCCTTTTATGGTCAAGAAAAGAAGTCTTTTGTAGGTAGCTCGTTGAAAAGACCAAGTGTTGAGAAATCAGATGACGGGTTTTCGATAGCTCAACAGGTTGTAAAAGGGCTATTAGATTGCATGAGACAAACCGGTGGTGCAGCCCAAGAAGGCGACCCAACTTTAGTGGCATTTGCTGTTTCTGCTATTGTTACTAATGTTGGGCAAGTGATTGCTAAAATTCCTGAAATGACCCCGCTTTCGTTAAACTTTGCGCGACACATCCTACGAATTCATCTTACGTGTCTCTCTCTACTAAAAGACGCACTCGGAGAACGTCAAAGTCGGGTTTTTGAAATCGCGATCGCAACCGAAGCTTCCTCTTCTTTAGCCCAAGTGTTTGCCCCTCCAAAGGCCTCTCGTGGTCAGTTACAACTTTCACCCGAACGTGATCCCATGTCTACCGACAACTCTAAAACGACGTTTTCTAAAACTGCTAAAATAACTGGTGCGATATCTGCACTTGTTATTGGGGCCGTTCTTCAGGGTATTGCTAGCCTTGAGCGGATGGTAACGGTTCTAAGATTAAAAGAAGGGCTAAACGTGATTCAATTCGTAAAGAGCACTCGGTCAAACTCAAACGGGAATGCTCGATCTATTGGCGATTCAAAAATCGATAATTCGGCTGAAGTTTCGGTTCATTGGTTTAGGGTTCTTGTTGGGAACTGTAGGACTGTTTCTGATGGATTTATAGTTGAGCTTTTGGGTGAATCTTCCATTGTAGCATTATCAAGGATTCAACGAATGCTTCCTATTAAGCTTGTTTTTCCGCCCGCTTTTGCTATTTTTGGGTTTTTAGTATGGAAAAGGTTCATTGTTAATGCAAATGTTGCGGCCCGTGACAACGTTTCCCAATTGTTTCAGTCTTTAACCATTTCTATTTCCGATGCCATAAAGCATTTGCCTTTCCGTGATGTGTGTCTCAGAGAATGTGCTACGTTATACGATATCGTATCTGCCGATACTACTGACGCCGAGTTTGCCGGCATGCTGGACTTAAGTGGGCCCGATATGCATTCAAAGCTCGCCGCTTTTGTCCCTTTACGAGCCCGAACCTTTCTAAATTCCATTATTGATTGTCATTTGCCACATGAAATTCTTCTTCACGATGATGGTATACGGGCCGAGTTAAACGAGATGAAGCTTCTCGATAAGCTTGTACATGTCCTGGACACCTTGCAGCCCGCTAAGTTTCATTGGCAATGGGTTGAGCTCCGGTTATTACTAAATGAGCAAGCCGTAATTGAAAAAGTAGAAGCTCGGGACGCTTCGTTAGTAGATGCTTTACGCTCGTTTGCACCAAATAATGAAAATTTAGGGACTTCGGAAAATGAAAATAACTTCATTCAGATGCTATTGACCCGGTTATTGGTCAGACCCGATGCTGCTCCTCTTTTTTCTGAGGTGGTGCACCGTCTTGGTAGGTCATTAGAGGACGAAGTTCTGCAGCAAGCAAAATGGTTCCTTAGAGGTCACGATGTCCTCTTTGGTCGAAAATCAATTCGGCAACGGCTAATTAATATTTCCGAGAGCAAAGGTTTGTCAACCAAGATTCAGTTTTCAAAACCATGGGGTTGGTGTAATTCCTCTTCTGATGGGCCTGGGCCCGGGCCCACAAAAAAGAAAAATAAGAGGAAGTTTGAGATGGTGTCTATTGAAGAAGGTGAGGTAGTTGACGATGGAAATGGAACCGACACAAAACGACAGTCTAGAAAGTTCAGTCAAGTTTCAGATGTTGAAGCTTTTATAGTCGGTCAACAACACGTGACGGAAAAAGCATTGGTTGAATTTCTTCTTCCGTGCATAGATCAGAGCTCTGATGACTCGCGGGTTACTTTTGCTAGTGATTTAATTAAGCAGATGAATGAAATAGAGCAGCAGATAAGTATGGTTACTCATGGAGTCACTAATAAGCCGACGGGAACGATTGAAGGTCCCGTGACTAAAGGGAATACGCGAAAGGGTATAAGAGGTGGCAGTCCTGGATTGGCTAGACGTCCTGCGGGACCCGTTGAAATGATGCCTCCTTCACCTTCAGCGTTGCGTGCTTCATTGTTATTGCGTTTGCAGCTACTCCTAAGATTGCTCCCTGTAATCTGTGCTGATGGGTATGTATGCTAATGATTTCCGTAGTTAAAACTTATTGTTATGGACCACCTTGAACGATGACTTGTTTTTATGGGTGGCAAAAGAGGGGGGTTGGCTCACGGGTTTGGGTtaagtttgtatttttttatttttttctacgTTCTAAATTATTCGGGTTGGTTGTCTTCACCTGAAACACTTATTGTCTTAAGTTTAAATTCCCTTAGCTAAGGTAACTGTAACAAAAAAGCCTTATTGCTCACTAATAGTTTAGATGGTTTTATACATTAGAAGTACACTTTGGGTACGTTTTGAATTTTTACGATGGTTTTATGCAGTATAAGTACACTTTGGGTATTAGATATCAAAACTACAATGTGAATGAATACATTCATGAGTAAATGTGCCAAAATAGATCAATTTACTGGTTGAGATTGGTTTCCGTTCTCTTAAATTTTTTTCCTAATCACTAATGTAAATGTTTTTTTTATATAGGCAAGGGTTTAAAAATTTATTGCTAATGATGATCCACGTTTTTACTGAAGCAAATCAGGAATTTTTACATCCAAAATAGAGCTAATAATAATGACCCATTTTCACACGAATGAACGGAAACTATACCTTCACCCGTTAGTCTCAACACGATCTCAGTACTGAAAAAGAATTTCATATAACTTTCAAGGATATATCGACATCATTTCATTTGCTGTAGTATACTTTGGTAGATAATAAATTAAACTTGGTGTATTCTAAATGCTTCATGATAACTTAATCTCCATTTCCGGGGCTCAATTTGGCAGGGAGCCATCAGCCCGTAACATGAGGCACATGCTTGCTTCTGTGGTTGTTCGTTTACTTGGAAGTAGGGTTGTTCACGAGGATGCAGATCTTTCTAACCCAGTTTTAAGCCATCAGCTCGGTGAGAGTCTCTTTGATCGTTTATTACTGGTGCTGCATGCGTTGTTGAGCGGCTCCCAGCCCTACTGGCTCAGGCCAAAGTCTATTTCCAAGTCAACACCTGAAGGTACCAGGGACTCAACTCTATATGATCGTGATGTCGCTGAAAGCTTGCAGGTATAATTCATGTTAGCTTCAGTATATAACTAGTCATTCTTTTATATGTGGTAAAATAAGCATTATTGGTATTTCTATAATCGAGAAATGATAGATAACAACAATAAGTCTGATGATTGATAACTCGAATAGATTATAATATATGGTCTGGTATAGTGTATCTGATTATTTTGTTAACGTTATTTCAGTTTTTTTGGGAGACCTGTTAATCAAAATAAGGCCaaattttgtatttttgtttggattcatctttttggattttttttttcttttaatatatttataattctcaTTAAGAACTgtaaatcattttttttcttttaatttggGTGTGTTTGGAGATTGACTAGTATGACTGGAAGTTGATATATCTTTGATAATATATTTGCTAAAATGATGCAGAATGAGTTGGATAACATGCAACTACCGGATGCAGTCAGATGGCGGATTCAGACCGCCATGCCGTTTGTTTTCTCTTCTGTGAGAGTCTCAATTTCTTGCCAGCCCCCGATTGTCCCCCCTCAAGCTCTCGGTTTTCTTCAACCAAGCATCATATCGGCTCCTGGACCACTTCCTTTAAGTTTTAGAAACAATCAAATTTCTTCATCACGCAGCAGCATCTCAAATGGGCCAGGAAAGGCCACCAAGCCAGTGTTCTCACAACCCGAATCTGATCAAGAGATTATTGACCCATGGACACTTTTGGAGGATGGAGCAGGATCAGGCCCATCTTCCATAAACGCAGCTGCAATCGCAGGAAGTGATCATGCTAATCTGAAGGCATCAAGCTGGCTCAAGGGTGCGGTTAGGGTGAGGAGAATGGATTTAACTTATATTGGTGCTATAGATGATGACAGCTGATAATAATAACTTTCCAAACGTCAAAGTCAAACCCTGGTTCAGGTAATCATTAACTTGTAAAATTACCATTTTGGGGTCAGGGTCACGATCCGGGTCAGCCTCAATCTCCTGCTCTTGTTGTTCTAACATGACAATGAAAGGTTTTTGGGGCTCATCATATTCTTTTGTGGGCATGGTTAGCCGGGAATTGACAACGAACATCCAGATGCACATTCCTTTGGCTAATTTGGCTCGGACCTGGCTTGATGACTAACCCCTTGGACTTTAGTGGGCTCAGTCCTGAACCCTCCCATGGTTCGGAGATTTGTTGTATATATAGGGGTGAATATCTGAGCGACGAAAATGTCAAAAGAAAGACGGAATGATCTGTAGTCTCTTGTCTGTTTTCTTGGCCCCTTCTCTCACATACttgtgtattattataattaaaattattgttaattactattattattatattattattattgtttgctCATGGAAGTATTATGAGGAAGTTGATACCTTTATTTTTCTTACGGTTAGAATAGTCCTTCCTAGAGCAATAAATTTACACAGACTTGTATCTCAATTAGTAAAAGTAGTTGTATCCTGCTTTGGATTTGATTATTTTTTGTGCTTTGTTGATGCTTTACATGAAAGTGGTGGATGCATGTTACAAGTTCAATTTTGTTTCAATAACTATTTACAAAATGAACATGTTTTTACTGCCATTAACATTTACATCATGACCTTGAAAGATCTGTGAAACTGAAACATtgttaaataatttatttatttaaaaatatcacCAAAGCAAAAGAAACTGACTGATTGCTTTTTGGTTTTAGGATGAATTGGCACTTGCCAACTGAAACATGTTAAATAATTTTATTCGGTATTTTAGAATGTCTACGTGCTAGCAAGgttttatattcataaatttaaaaCAAGGTCAAAATTTATGTGTTTTAAATGTAAACAAATATGGACCTAAAACGATAAGCATTACGAAACAAAAAATTTCATAAGTGTAACCagacgaaaaagaaaaagaaaaaaaacgagCTTTCTAGTTGGGGTTTTGTTATCGTCAAAAGCTAAACCAAACCATGGTCGGTTCAAAGGTAAATAGTATGTGATTGTGCAACTCTTGAACCATTATTGTCTCAAGTAAATCAAGTCATGAGATTCTTTATGTTACCCCATTGACCGAGTAGTCATGGATGGGTATTAGTGGACCCCACACCACTACAACATATATGGTAAAAGACAAATCCTACTTGTCACGATATAAACTCAACTGCACTGTCACTTTAGCTTTTAGCAAAAGACCCTATTGGACCAGTTGAAGCCTTCTGCATATTCTGTGATCATTTGATCAAATAAGGTGGTGGTTGTACAATTCATTTTATCATCATCTATTATTGTTTCTCTATGTGTGCTTTATGCATACTGTGATAACAATAACAAAATAAGAGTTAATTCTTCAGTTTCTTTTTAAGTCTGGAAAGTTAAAAATGTCTGTTTGTATTGTGTTCTCAGTAACTTGGTTTACTAATTTGTCCTGTaaatttatcatatttttgtgAAAATCATGCTCCAATTTCTAGACCTATTGTACAATTTCTGCATTTTTATGAGAACCCATGTCCAAATTCTTTGTTTTGATACAAGTTCCAGTTACTGTGCCAAGATAATGTTTTCATATGAGCCCAATTTTGGTCAAACCCATGCCTAAAAATCTTGGCTTTTACTACTTCAAAGTTTTTGAGAATTTCATGCCCTACATTTTGAATTTTTGGATTTGATTCTATTTTATTAATATCCAGTCGCAAGTtccttattttttatttcaaaagtttactGTTCCATCATATATACACATTTAATTAAAAAAGGAATTCTTGCAACTATTGAATTGTATTATGGATCATACTTTCCTCATATGGAAAACTAATGCCCCAATTTCCCATTTCTTGATGTTTAGACTGATTTTAAAAGGGTGATTAGAAATATGCTGGTGTAATATATTAAGTATATAGACCAAACATACATAATTCATGAACTTTACTGATATCTTATATTTTTGtcacttacctttttaaacttTTTTATTAGAAACCCATTATCACAAATTTTGATTTTATTCATATTTTTGTGCTTATATCTATTGCTTTACAGGGTGTATCACAAAAAATATCTCTTAAATATTATTTCTTCAAATTCTTAGTGGGATAAATTTTTGTCTGATCAAGAATGGTAGGAGGGGTGGATGGTGGATCTGAGAAAGTCCATAATGGTTGCAGCGACAACAGTCGCAGTAGCGTTAACATCGGTGGTGGCAGTAatggtggtgttggtggtggtttGAATGAAGCTTTGAAGAAATGTTTGGAAGATAACAAAGGAAATAATGATAAATGCAAACAAAAGATTGAAGCTCTTAAGGGTTCTTCTCCAAAAACATCATCAAGGAAGCCCATCACTCCTTTAAGGCTAAGGAGTGGTTCATTGACTGATGTATGATGGAAATACAAATATATTCATATCAAATTGAAAAATATATTGACATAATTATTTATGACTATTGATGCAAAATTTAGTGATCATTAAGCAAGAAGGAAGTTCTGATTTAGTAAGATATATATGAGatcatttttatattatttgtgataatttttattttatttgtgaTATCTCTACTAAGGTCTCTTTGATCTATACATAAGTTATGCATAGAAATCTTTTTACAGTAATTAAACCGACACACGTGAACAAGTAGAGTATACTAGGGCGCTTGAGAGAACCATGTCGAAGGAACTCGCCAAATGACCCTGTAACTAAGGGAGTTCATTCACAAAAAGTGTTTTAGCCTTTGATGATTTGGCTAGATCATTTGTTATGATCATGGTGGTGTGGTGTATTTGGGGGAAGTTTTTAGGGTATGACGTGTCAAAGTTGTAGGAAAAGGGGGAGTGTTGTGCGGAGCCGTGAAAGAGAGTTGTTGCCCTGTTTGAGGATCAGATCCTCGTGACCCCATGGCCGATTGTGGGTTAATCCACCCCAAGTTCAAAGCGAACCTCGAAGGAAATGAGAGGGAAGAACCCATTTCCAGTACAAGCCATCAGCCAATCCGATAACGGAGAATGAGATCCTCTTTGTTTGAAGCTTTGTTTCACCTAATTCGGAAAGAGAACAATAAAAAATATTGTGAGTGATATGATAAAATATAAGTAATTGATAGTAGAGTGAAAAAAGGTAAAATATgctaaaatattaattaattaacacCAATATGTTGCCCGTGTACAACATTCACACCCGTTATACTTGAGTAGCTCTCCAATATTGCTTGTCCCACATCCTACAaccacaacaatacccaatcccacgaatgtagggtatgggggaggtggagtgTAAACAATCATTCCTTGTACCCTaaattagaaggaagtcactactccacccgcgggtatataacccgcgactagataagatcgtccctccctctactcgagagccaagagattgcttcccaaaggacctccggccaaaaatgcTCATCAAGACGAAATAGTGCTGGCATACGTACCTATGAGAATTATGTGCTCCTAGGAAGATACAACCATGCAAAGTATCCATAAAAAAGACACATATAGCAATGATACACAACGATATGACATATAGTATAAATAATATAATGCGCTAAGATATGTAATATCAAGTAGACATACAAACAAGCAAAATGCACAACCACATCCTACAAGTAAAACACATATCATTTATATCATTTAGAATCAAATTTCAGAGAATAATTGGCTTTCTTAACCGTAGTCCGATTGTGAACTTTACACTAGTGAGTAGTGAACCAAACATAAAGCATTGGTTATAAAGATTTCCGACTTTTCTTAAGTGAAAATGAATTTGTACTTTTGTGAAATATAGTACTACAATGTCTTTATGATTATTTTATGCAAAAGGCCAAACCTTAGAAAGGGAAGCATTTGTAGAATTTGTCCTGCACAAGGTACaacgtatataattatatgttcAAATGCATGTAGAGGCATCCTCAGGTAGGGTTAACGTGGACAATCGACAAGAGCCCAAATATTTAAAAGCTCTATATAAATTTTAAACTTACAAGGAAGAAAACACTTTGTTGTAGCATGTATTAaaagaagaaaagatttatgttaAAACGAGTTgttcttaaaattatttaaataATTCATTAGTCTAATAGtgaaata comes from Rutidosis leptorrhynchoides isolate AG116_Rl617_1_P2 chromosome 4, CSIRO_AGI_Rlap_v1, whole genome shotgun sequence and encodes:
- the LOC139839555 gene encoding mediator of RNA polymerase II transcription subunit 12 → MQRYHATNCTSAVNNSAVGGSLGRDTSRAESSALPANFPLNRRSSQLAPYKLRCEKDALNSRLPPPDFHPPTLNCPEETLTKDYVLAGYRETVEGLEESREISLSQIPTFTKPVILKCKEAIRKYHRAINESRAQKRKAGQVYGVPLTGSLLSKPGVFPEQKASGEDFRKKWIEGLSQQHKRLRALADHVPHGYRRKSLFEVLIRNNVPLLRATWYIKVTYLNQVRPGSSSTLSGTPDKARFSRSEQWTKDVIEYLQYLLDEFYLKSHSTMHSKDRSPQFAYGGSIQHKSDSMVAFVDGEEPSLQFKWWYVVRIIQWHYAEGLLLPSLIIDWVLNQLQDKESLGILQLLLPIIYGVIETIVLSQNYVRNLVGVAVRFIQEPSPGGSDLVDNSRRAYTISALVEILRYLILAVPDTFVALNCFPLPSCVVSNSTNDGSLITRVSGEGGKKRLELHGASLSVKSVVSSVQKCSMNLARAARPGQPGHNVAKAVNELDKVLIHGDITVAYKCMFEDFSDETGDKRWISEVSSNLRSSLKWIGNVSSSLVSSVLFICEWATCDFRDFRTNPPSNIKFSGKRDFTQIYVATRLLEMKMRSKHRSSKSKVGPKKVKDLSHFFQSPGPLHDIVVCWLDQHQAQNAEGFKRVQLLINELIRSGIFYPQAYVRELIVSGVMGQDDAMVDFDRRRRHYKLLKNLPCSYIQGVIEEAQIAETSLVSEAMHIYSNERRLLLHELSCHSKNINSMSKRKNHQMFGLSNRNINRTSKIDELMNSISILLHFPNSDSTPTLNGVDESASVKRPARPIVISEGTPGCEECRRAKRQKVEEKSSYISDDEDIWWIKKGSLKSLESFRPEPPVRQVKQATRGRQKVVRKTSSLAQLAAARVESSQGASTSHVCDSKINCPHHSNDNDVTKLTDSVKTVLSGDVASIGKALKRVPFDDKRAVVVWLMGIVRKLVDEAGNVTETAAKVGSYGRVPPVDDKGVSKWKLGEDELSNILYLMDVCDDLVSAARFLIWLLPKVPVNPSPSVHGGRNVMIVQRNAENQLFGVGEPFILSSLRRYENILAAADLIPETLTAMMHRTSVVMASSGRVSGSIALVFSRQMLQKYGQVASVVEWVKNFKTTADKRLVMELESGRSSDGEFGFPLGVPAGVQDFDDFLLKKISNVRISRVGLSMRDTVQRLVDEAISAFYGQEKKSFVGSSLKRPSVEKSDDGFSIAQQVVKGLLDCMRQTGGAAQEGDPTLVAFAVSAIVTNVGQVIAKIPEMTPLSLNFARHILRIHLTCLSLLKDALGERQSRVFEIAIATEASSSLAQVFAPPKASRGQLQLSPERDPMSTDNSKTTFSKTAKITGAISALVIGAVLQGIASLERMVTVLRLKEGLNVIQFVKSTRSNSNGNARSIGDSKIDNSAEVSVHWFRVLVGNCRTVSDGFIVELLGESSIVALSRIQRMLPIKLVFPPAFAIFGFLVWKRFIVNANVAARDNVSQLFQSLTISISDAIKHLPFRDVCLRECATLYDIVSADTTDAEFAGMLDLSGPDMHSKLAAFVPLRARTFLNSIIDCHLPHEILLHDDGIRAELNEMKLLDKLVHVLDTLQPAKFHWQWVELRLLLNEQAVIEKVEARDASLVDALRSFAPNNENLGTSENENNFIQMLLTRLLVRPDAAPLFSEVVHRLGRSLEDEVLQQAKWFLRGHDVLFGRKSIRQRLINISESKGLSTKIQFSKPWGWCNSSSDGPGPGPTKKKNKRKFEMVSIEEGEVVDDGNGTDTKRQSRKFSQVSDVEAFIVGQQHVTEKALVEFLLPCIDQSSDDSRVTFASDLIKQMNEIEQQISMVTHGVTNKPTGTIEGPVTKGNTRKGIRGGSPGLARRPAGPVEMMPPSPSALRASLLLRLQLLLRLLPVICADGEPSARNMRHMLASVVVRLLGSRVVHEDADLSNPVLSHQLGESLFDRLLLVLHALLSGSQPYWLRPKSISKSTPEGTRDSTLYDRDVAESLQNELDNMQLPDAVRWRIQTAMPFVFSSVRVSISCQPPIVPPQALGFLQPSIISAPGPLPLSFRNNQISSSRSSISNGPGKATKPVFSQPESDQEIIDPWTLLEDGAGSGPSSINAAAIAGSDHANLKASSWLKGAVRVRRMDLTYIGAIDDDS